From the Phycisphaeraceae bacterium genome, one window contains:
- a CDS encoding SpoIID/LytB domain-containing protein, with amino-acid sequence MHWMDWQRYPAAALGLLSVLAMLLVLAVGGCERRDLDGWGWEPLSRTDLRPLSKPEAQRVPANRALAVPNLRRGPAVAGVTGEPVLRVRIQRGERGVRIEDAGPYEVGVVTGPGSLREGRVMRGPLGFARAADRVLVTDGSGATAGFEVSSVGVRRADGGAIRLGTRSYPGLLAVTPAWRSEAGSDRLDVMNHVPMETYLPGVLVGELYGSWEPATFRAQAVAARSYAVFSASMTASRTYDLESTTASQVYTGGTEAAKPLAAAEATRGVLLVYQGAVVPAFYSADSGGIAQSAWDAFGDVVQMAPLRARMHYDVGADSPHARWGPIDRSLATLSDRIVAWGVANNHAVGRKRGLVNLEVTERTVGGRPVQFAVVDLDGAVYTLRAEQFRNACNFARSPLPALDRSQVLKSSFVEVAVQGSRVVFSNGRGFGHGVGLSQWGAQDMAERGYDHDEILGFYYPGAELRKVY; translated from the coding sequence ATGCATTGGATGGACTGGCAGCGTTATCCGGCGGCGGCGTTGGGTTTGTTGAGTGTGCTGGCGATGTTGCTGGTGCTGGCGGTGGGTGGATGTGAGCGTCGAGACCTAGATGGGTGGGGTTGGGAGCCGTTGTCGCGGACCGACCTGCGGCCCTTGTCGAAACCTGAGGCCCAGCGCGTGCCGGCGAATCGGGCGTTGGCGGTGCCGAATCTGCGGCGGGGGCCTGCGGTGGCGGGTGTGACCGGTGAGCCGGTGCTTCGTGTTCGTATTCAGCGGGGTGAACGAGGGGTGCGGATCGAGGATGCGGGGCCTTATGAGGTTGGGGTCGTGACGGGTCCGGGGTCGCTTCGTGAAGGTCGAGTGATGCGGGGCCCGCTGGGGTTTGCACGGGCGGCGGATCGGGTGCTGGTGACGGATGGGTCTGGAGCGACGGCTGGGTTTGAGGTGTCTTCGGTGGGTGTGCGACGCGCGGATGGTGGTGCGATTCGGCTGGGGACGCGAAGCTATCCGGGTCTGCTGGCGGTGACGCCTGCGTGGCGATCGGAGGCGGGGAGCGATCGACTGGACGTGATGAATCATGTGCCGATGGAGACGTACCTACCGGGGGTGCTGGTGGGTGAGTTGTATGGGAGTTGGGAACCGGCGACGTTCCGGGCGCAGGCGGTGGCGGCGCGGAGTTACGCGGTGTTCTCGGCGTCGATGACGGCGAGTCGGACCTATGACCTCGAGTCGACGACGGCGAGCCAGGTTTATACCGGCGGTACGGAGGCGGCGAAGCCGCTGGCGGCGGCGGAGGCGACGCGTGGGGTGCTGCTGGTGTATCAGGGTGCGGTGGTGCCGGCGTTCTACTCGGCGGATTCGGGTGGGATCGCGCAGAGTGCGTGGGATGCGTTTGGTGATGTGGTGCAGATGGCCCCACTGCGGGCGCGGATGCACTACGACGTGGGTGCGGACTCTCCGCATGCGCGGTGGGGTCCGATTGATCGGAGTCTGGCAACGCTCAGCGATCGGATTGTGGCGTGGGGTGTGGCGAACAACCACGCTGTGGGGCGTAAGCGCGGGCTGGTGAATCTTGAGGTTACGGAGCGGACAGTTGGGGGTCGGCCAGTGCAGTTTGCGGTGGTGGACCTGGATGGCGCGGTGTATACGCTACGGGCGGAGCAGTTTCGCAATGCGTGTAACTTCGCGCGTTCGCCGCTGCCGGCGTTGGATCGGAGTCAGGTGCTCAAGAGCAGCTTTGTGGAGGTGGCGGTGCAGGGGTCGAGAGTGGTATTCTCGAACGGGCGTGGGTTTGGCCACGGCGTGGGCTTGTCGCAGTGGGGAGCGCAGGACATGGCGGAGCGCGGGTATGACCACGATGAGATTCTGGGGTTTTATTATCCGGGGGCTGAGTTGCGTAAGGTGTATTAG